A window of the Streptomyces sp. NBC_01351 genome harbors these coding sequences:
- a CDS encoding alpha-ketoacid dehydrogenase subunit beta, whose amino-acid sequence MATEKMSIAKALNESLRKALETDPKVLIMGEDVGKLGGVFRITDGLQKDFGEERVIDTPLAESGIVGTAIGLALRGYRPVVEIQFDGFVFPAYDQIVTQLAKMHARALGKIKMPVVVRIPYAGGIGAVEHHSESPEALFAHVPGLKVVSPSNASDAYWMLQQAILSDDPVIFFEPKRRYWDKGEVDTDAIPYQLHKARVAREGADVTLAAYGPMVKVCLEAAAAAAEEGKSIEVVDLRSMSPVDFDGIQASVEKTRRLVVVHEAPVFLGVGSEIAARITERCFYHLEAPVLRVGGFHAPYPPARLEDEYLPGLDRVLDAVDRSLAY is encoded by the coding sequence ATGGCCACCGAAAAGATGTCGATCGCCAAGGCGCTCAACGAGTCCCTGCGCAAGGCCCTGGAGACGGACCCGAAGGTCCTGATCATGGGTGAGGACGTGGGCAAGCTGGGCGGTGTCTTCCGGATCACCGACGGCCTGCAGAAGGACTTCGGCGAGGAGCGGGTCATCGACACCCCGCTCGCCGAGTCCGGCATCGTCGGCACTGCGATCGGCCTGGCCCTGCGCGGGTACCGGCCGGTCGTGGAGATCCAGTTCGACGGGTTCGTCTTCCCCGCGTACGACCAGATCGTCACGCAGCTCGCGAAGATGCACGCGCGCGCCCTCGGCAAGATCAAGATGCCGGTCGTCGTGCGCATCCCGTACGCGGGCGGCATCGGCGCGGTCGAGCACCACAGCGAGTCCCCGGAGGCGCTCTTCGCGCACGTGCCGGGCCTCAAGGTGGTCTCCCCGTCGAACGCGTCGGACGCGTACTGGATGCTCCAGCAGGCGATCCTCAGCGACGACCCGGTGATCTTCTTCGAGCCGAAGCGCCGCTACTGGGACAAGGGCGAGGTCGACACCGACGCGATCCCGTACCAGCTGCACAAGGCGCGGGTGGCGCGCGAGGGTGCGGACGTCACCCTGGCCGCCTACGGTCCGATGGTGAAGGTGTGCCTGGAGGCGGCGGCCGCGGCCGCCGAGGAGGGCAAGTCGATCGAGGTCGTGGACCTGCGGTCGATGTCCCCGGTCGACTTCGACGGGATCCAGGCTTCGGTCGAGAAGACCCGCCGCCTGGTCGTCGTCCACGAGGCTCCGGTCTTCCTGGGCGTGGGCTCGGAGATCGCCGCTCGCATCACGGAGCGGTGCTTCTACCACCTGGAGGCGCCGGTCCTGCGCGTGGGCGGTTTCCACGCGCCGTACCCGCCGGCCCGCCTGGAGGACGAGTACCTGCCGGGCCTGGACCGGGTGCTCGACGCCGTCGACCGCTCGCTGGCGTACTGA
- a CDS encoding dihydrolipoamide acetyltransferase family protein → MTIREFKMPDVGEGLTEAEILKWYVQPGDTVTDGQVVCEVETAKAAVELPIPFDGVVHALLFEEGVTVDVGQVIISVRTEGGAEEAPAAEAAPAAAPAAEPAAEAAPAARQPVLVGYGVSEASTKRRPRKAAPATAVAAQNGTAAPVAAPAPAPAAPVLPAVPAQPSGERPLAKPPVRKLAKDLGIDLAAVVPTGDGGVVTREDVHAAAAASVAPQAAPAAAPAAAPAPTAAPAAAAPAVAVEASARETRIPVKGVRKVTAQAMVGSAFTAPHVTEFITFDVTRTMKLVQELKADPDLAGLRINPLLLIAKAVLVAIRRNPDVNASWDEAAQEIVLKHYVNLGIAAATPRGLIVPNIKDAHAKTLGELSESLSSLVATARDGKTSPADMQNGTITITNVGVFGVDTGTPILNPGESAILAVGAIKLQPWVHKGKVKPRQVTTLALSFDHRLIDGELGSRFLADIAAVLEHPRRLITWS, encoded by the coding sequence ATGACCATCCGCGAATTCAAGATGCCCGACGTGGGCGAGGGCCTCACCGAGGCCGAGATCCTCAAGTGGTACGTCCAGCCCGGTGACACCGTCACCGACGGGCAGGTCGTCTGCGAGGTCGAGACGGCGAAGGCGGCCGTCGAGCTGCCGATCCCGTTCGACGGTGTCGTGCACGCGCTCCTCTTCGAGGAGGGCGTCACGGTCGACGTCGGCCAGGTCATCATCTCGGTACGGACCGAGGGCGGCGCCGAGGAGGCCCCGGCCGCGGAGGCCGCGCCGGCTGCTGCCCCTGCCGCCGAGCCCGCCGCCGAGGCGGCCCCGGCCGCCCGCCAGCCCGTCCTGGTCGGTTACGGGGTCTCCGAGGCCTCCACCAAGCGCCGCCCGCGCAAGGCCGCCCCGGCGACCGCCGTGGCCGCGCAGAACGGCACGGCGGCTCCGGTGGCCGCTCCGGCTCCGGCTCCGGCCGCTCCGGTGCTGCCCGCGGTCCCGGCGCAGCCGAGCGGTGAGCGGCCGCTGGCCAAGCCGCCCGTGCGCAAGCTCGCCAAGGACCTCGGCATCGACCTGGCCGCCGTCGTCCCCACCGGCGACGGCGGGGTCGTGACCCGGGAGGACGTCCACGCGGCGGCCGCCGCGTCCGTCGCCCCGCAGGCCGCCCCGGCAGCTGCCCCGGCAGCCGCACCGGCTCCGACCGCGGCCCCGGCCGCCGCGGCTCCGGCCGTCGCGGTCGAGGCTTCGGCGCGGGAGACCCGTATCCCGGTCAAGGGCGTCCGCAAGGTCACCGCCCAGGCCATGGTCGGCTCGGCCTTCACCGCGCCGCACGTCACCGAGTTCATCACCTTCGACGTGACGCGCACGATGAAGCTGGTCCAGGAGCTCAAGGCGGACCCGGACCTCGCGGGCCTGCGCATCAACCCGCTCCTGCTCATCGCCAAGGCCGTCCTGGTCGCCATCCGCCGCAACCCGGACGTCAACGCGTCCTGGGACGAGGCGGCCCAGGAGATCGTGCTCAAGCACTACGTCAACCTGGGCATCGCGGCGGCCACCCCCCGCGGGCTGATCGTCCCGAACATCAAGGACGCCCACGCCAAGACCCTCGGCGAGCTCTCGGAGTCCCTGTCCTCGCTGGTCGCCACGGCCCGCGACGGCAAGACCTCCCCGGCCGACATGCAGAACGGCACCATCACCATCACCAACGTCGGCGTCTTCGGCGTCGACACCGGTACGCCCATCCTGAACCCGGGCGAGTCCGCGATCCTCGCGGTCGGCGCGATCAAGCTCCAGCCGTGGGTCCACAAGGGCAAGGTGAAGCCGCGCCAGGTCACCACGCTGGCGCTGTCGTTCGACCACCGTCTCATCGACGGCGAGCTCGGTTCCCGCTTCCTGGCCGACATCGCGGCGGTCCTGGAACACCCCCGCCGCCTGATCACCTGGTCGTAG
- a CDS encoding GNAT family N-acetyltransferase, which yields MIFRAATADPADIDRALAYPADGPVAALTAERIREELDAHQFRTEWIWFAEDEGGEVLARALWWGRADSERPIALDCLQVRASVADPGALAAGLLAAGHAAFGNLPVYNISLPRDWRTDPELAAAVAWRQEAAHEAGLTSDIERLRYEWTQEAGTTEPGGRLVFREGTDEEFLDAFVRLSSGSLDLHTQTELRSMDAEQLAREDIEFYQDCPGERSWWRLAHLPDGTLAGMAIPSATPYHRNVGYLGVVPEQRGHGLIDEILGEITRFHAAEGAERITATTDTVNAPMAAAFDRAGYRVSEIRLVFEEPSGA from the coding sequence ATGATCTTTCGTGCTGCCACCGCAGACCCCGCCGACATCGACCGTGCCCTCGCCTACCCGGCCGACGGCCCCGTCGCCGCACTGACCGCCGAGAGGATCCGCGAGGAGCTCGACGCGCACCAGTTCCGCACCGAGTGGATCTGGTTCGCCGAGGACGAGGGCGGGGAGGTCCTCGCCCGCGCCCTGTGGTGGGGCCGCGCCGACAGCGAGCGGCCCATCGCGCTCGACTGCCTCCAGGTACGGGCCTCCGTGGCCGACCCGGGCGCCCTGGCCGCCGGGCTGCTCGCCGCCGGGCACGCCGCCTTCGGGAACCTGCCGGTCTACAACATCTCCCTGCCCCGCGACTGGCGGACCGACCCGGAGCTCGCCGCGGCCGTCGCCTGGCGCCAGGAGGCCGCGCACGAGGCCGGCCTGACGAGTGACATCGAGCGGCTGCGCTACGAGTGGACGCAGGAGGCCGGAACCACCGAGCCCGGCGGCCGGCTCGTCTTCCGCGAGGGCACCGACGAGGAGTTCCTGGACGCCTTCGTCCGGCTGTCGTCCGGCAGCCTCGATCTGCACACGCAGACCGAGCTCCGGTCGATGGACGCCGAGCAACTGGCCCGCGAGGACATCGAGTTCTACCAGGACTGCCCCGGCGAGCGCTCCTGGTGGCGCCTCGCCCACCTGCCGGACGGCACCCTGGCGGGCATGGCGATCCCCTCGGCGACCCCGTACCACCGCAACGTCGGCTACCTCGGCGTCGTACCGGAGCAGCGCGGTCATGGCCTCATCGACGAGATCCTGGGCGAGATCACCCGCTTCCACGCGGCCGAGGGCGCCGAGCGGATCACCGCGACCACGGACACCGTCAACGCCCCGATGGCCGCCGCCTTCGACCGCGCGGGCTACCGGGTCAGCGAGATCCGCCTCGTGTTCGAAGAGCCGTCCGGGGCCTGA
- a CDS encoding PKD domain-containing protein, translated as MRPTRTTVLLTAGLVTLLGVPAGAAAAAETPHFLYVSNLDGSNCSDAGVGTQAVPYCTISAAAKVVQPGQTVQIKPGKPYDESVTIDRSGEPGKPIALVTEGIDEAGLPAQMSLGNGALTVTGASHVVLRGLVTTGPVRVGGSKDVELDRINARNDDIVVGGASTDVRLTRSDVYGVRIEGGARGTLLGRNYFRGHTETALTVVDAPGTVVTNNTFPIYCVTAVSLSGASTGSAVFNNVIHPLQFTPCPAGSALSGIVVSESAAAGTRADSNLLVDGATSQLNAYNWAGTAYETAAAFQAATGQGAHDIVTPSAPGTLNGGDKSLAVDAGDPTAPGVLPTDNRGFGTADDPRVPNTGKGGGFIDRGARETQDDLRVSLQLEPVFAPAGTSVTAKPIVSSTWSSSPTFHYDFGDGTAPVVTKEYGAAHVYTSPGEYVVKVTAVNDFGRKASTEQKTKVTPAGPLTADFTATSVLPTSDSPTSRIAPLTVSVDTTSSATPWPLESTIVDFGDGSAGYRSLGSVQHAYARPGEYKVTVSLKDIKGAESKVTKTVKVDYAASGYVATAPFRLMDSRSHGYSPLRGGVPAAVHLPVGLSLHDHPMSGGMASVVLNVTVTNATQDAFLAVSPYAQERPTTSNLNVPAGGTVSNTVTVPVSALGKAWFTLNAGQADVIVDFVGYYQPNIGQKFSPINPARLADTRTEGGAVAGGQTRTVKVAGVAGIPADAKAVAVNLTSTDATSNSYVVAYPDPAKRPDVSNLNPEPGKAKSNQAIVPVGTDGTITLYNQWGSTHLIVDAVGYYGQDGKALFTPVVPQRLGDTRVTGKLGAGATTTVGGVPAGALGAVVNLTATESTGAGYLTAYGFGATRPDASSLNTLPGLTIPNHVTTPVGNGKISVFNGPWGGSTHVITDLLGYFTQG; from the coding sequence GTGCGTCCCACTCGCACGACGGTCCTGCTCACCGCAGGTCTCGTCACCCTTCTCGGCGTTCCGGCGGGCGCCGCGGCAGCCGCTGAGACTCCGCATTTCCTTTACGTAAGCAATCTCGACGGCTCCAACTGCTCCGACGCGGGGGTCGGTACGCAGGCCGTCCCGTACTGCACGATCTCGGCCGCGGCCAAGGTCGTGCAGCCGGGCCAGACCGTGCAGATCAAGCCGGGCAAGCCGTACGACGAGTCCGTCACCATCGACCGCTCCGGCGAGCCCGGCAAGCCGATCGCCCTCGTCACCGAAGGCATCGACGAGGCCGGACTCCCGGCCCAGATGTCACTGGGCAACGGCGCCCTGACCGTCACCGGCGCGTCCCACGTGGTGCTCCGCGGGCTGGTCACGACCGGCCCCGTCCGGGTCGGCGGCTCCAAGGACGTCGAGCTCGACCGGATCAACGCGCGAAACGACGACATCGTGGTCGGCGGCGCGAGCACCGACGTGCGCCTCACCCGGAGCGACGTCTACGGCGTCCGGATCGAAGGCGGTGCCCGGGGCACCCTCCTCGGCCGCAACTACTTCCGCGGCCACACCGAGACGGCTCTCACGGTGGTGGACGCACCCGGCACGGTGGTCACCAACAACACCTTCCCCATCTACTGCGTGACGGCCGTTTCGCTCAGTGGTGCTTCCACGGGGTCCGCGGTGTTCAACAACGTGATCCACCCGCTTCAGTTCACCCCCTGCCCGGCCGGCAGTGCGCTCTCCGGCATCGTGGTGTCGGAAAGCGCCGCCGCGGGTACGCGCGCCGACTCCAACCTGCTGGTCGACGGCGCCACGAGCCAGCTGAACGCCTACAACTGGGCCGGCACCGCCTACGAGACCGCCGCGGCTTTCCAGGCCGCGACCGGGCAGGGCGCGCACGACATCGTGACCCCGTCCGCCCCCGGCACCCTCAACGGGGGAGACAAATCCCTGGCTGTCGACGCCGGTGACCCGACGGCGCCGGGCGTGCTGCCCACGGACAACCGGGGCTTCGGGACCGCGGACGACCCGCGCGTGCCCAACACGGGCAAGGGCGGCGGCTTCATCGACCGCGGTGCCCGCGAGACCCAGGACGACCTGCGCGTCTCGTTGCAGCTCGAACCGGTCTTCGCTCCGGCCGGCACCTCGGTGACGGCCAAGCCCATCGTGTCCAGCACGTGGTCCAGCAGCCCGACGTTCCACTACGACTTCGGTGACGGGACGGCTCCGGTCGTCACCAAGGAGTACGGCGCCGCGCACGTCTACACGTCTCCGGGCGAGTACGTGGTCAAGGTGACGGCCGTCAACGACTTCGGTAGGAAGGCCTCCACCGAGCAGAAGACCAAGGTCACCCCGGCCGGCCCGCTGACCGCGGACTTCACGGCCACGTCGGTCCTGCCGACCTCGGACAGCCCGACGTCGCGCATTGCTCCGCTGACGGTCTCCGTCGACACGACGTCCTCGGCGACGCCATGGCCGCTCGAGAGCACGATCGTGGACTTCGGTGACGGTTCCGCCGGCTACCGGAGCCTGGGCAGCGTCCAGCACGCCTACGCCAGGCCGGGCGAGTACAAGGTGACGGTCTCCCTCAAGGACATCAAGGGCGCCGAGTCCAAGGTCACCAAGACGGTGAAGGTGGACTACGCCGCGTCCGGTTACGTGGCGACCGCGCCGTTCCGCCTGATGGACAGCCGGAGCCACGGCTACTCCCCCCTGCGCGGCGGCGTGCCTGCGGCGGTGCACCTGCCGGTCGGCCTCAGCCTGCACGATCACCCCATGTCCGGTGGCATGGCCTCGGTGGTCCTGAACGTGACGGTCACCAACGCCACTCAGGACGCCTTCCTCGCGGTGTCGCCGTACGCGCAGGAGCGTCCGACGACCTCGAACCTGAACGTTCCGGCGGGCGGCACGGTCTCCAACACGGTGACCGTCCCGGTCAGTGCGCTCGGGAAGGCGTGGTTCACGCTGAACGCCGGTCAGGCCGACGTGATCGTGGACTTCGTGGGCTACTACCAGCCGAACATCGGGCAGAAGTTCAGCCCGATCAACCCGGCCCGCCTCGCGGACACCCGTACCGAGGGCGGCGCGGTGGCCGGCGGTCAGACCCGGACGGTCAAGGTTGCAGGCGTGGCCGGGATCCCGGCGGATGCCAAGGCCGTCGCGGTGAACCTGACGAGCACGGACGCGACGTCGAACTCGTACGTGGTCGCGTACCCGGATCCGGCGAAGCGTCCCGATGTGTCGAACCTGAACCCGGAGCCGGGCAAGGCCAAGTCGAACCAGGCCATCGTTCCGGTGGGCACGGACGGGACGATCACCCTGTACAACCAGTGGGGTTCCACCCACCTGATCGTCGACGCCGTCGGGTACTACGGCCAGGACGGCAAGGCGCTGTTCACGCCGGTGGTGCCGCAGCGTCTGGGTGACACCCGTGTGACGGGCAAGCTCGGCGCAGGTGCCACCACGACGGTGGGCGGTGTTCCGGCGGGCGCGCTGGGCGCGGTGGTGAACCTGACGGCGACCGAGTCGACCGGTGCGGGCTACCTGACGGCGTACGGCTTCGGGGCGACTCGGCCGGATGCGAGCAGCCTGAACACGCTGCCGGGTCTGACCATCCCGAACCACGTGACCACCCCGGTCGGGAACGGCAAGATCAGCGTCTTCAACGGCCCCTGGGGCGGCTCGACCCACGTGATCACGGACCTGCTGGGGTACTTCACCCAGGGCTGA